A DNA window from Micromonospora sp. NBC_01739 contains the following coding sequences:
- a CDS encoding DUF6882 domain-containing protein, whose protein sequence is MGHGEQAAHDHESWESLVSAARDRVGQRHAAMISDHGLSGDAQYHWSMDDATISWSRDGRDSLHGRITMIGSVDHVQQTWLWSWANDSLPPAVLGDITDVRRYGEERSFPLLMSPSFRAEQKPVAQARIVAADVLAAEGLWFEPGDELDLHFAIHDLRRV, encoded by the coding sequence ATGGGTCACGGGGAACAAGCTGCACATGACCATGAGTCGTGGGAGTCGCTCGTCTCGGCGGCCCGCGACAGGGTCGGGCAGCGGCATGCAGCGATGATCTCCGACCACGGGCTCAGCGGCGATGCGCAGTACCACTGGTCGATGGACGACGCCACCATCTCCTGGTCACGCGACGGCCGGGACTCCCTCCACGGCCGAATCACGATGATCGGCAGCGTGGACCACGTCCAGCAGACATGGTTGTGGTCCTGGGCCAACGACTCACTCCCACCGGCGGTGCTCGGTGACATCACCGACGTTCGCCGCTACGGAGAAGAACGCTCATTCCCCTTGTTGATGTCGCCGAGCTTCCGTGCCGAGCAGAAGCCGGTGGCGCAGGCCAGGATCGTCGCTGCCGACGTGCTGGCGGCCGAAGGTCTATGGTTCGAGCCCGGCGACGAACTGGACCTGCATTTCGCCATTCACGATCTGCGCCGTGTCTAA
- a CDS encoding putative bifunctional diguanylate cyclase/phosphodiesterase produces the protein MTSPRSGSPRGRTERAWLITAPLALCAVLFSLLLGLTARPALGDWLLTLLLTAAMIIAAIPTINVVVRRQALGTTFTEIPLVVALFVLPPLSVVLAYTVATLVVQWRRKLLPPKLWFNVALAAAATALATTVYTVLPTPENVGPATWGLLLAAIGTHALVGFVAVVAVISVVQGWQSGRELIRAVPPMSLTVAINLSIGILIIIGLETTPWALLLFAGLAVAFALVYDTYTQVIRQHRTLTEMYELTKAITESGSDGNLIDALLVRIRGLMQAEYATLWLPAQGRHPEVLLTAQEGKSGLLDSALTPQALREAAVARQATVAVGSRFAADPQLRESLGRAAKDVIVVPLRSGKAVIGTLEVANRLGDVNSFRPADVPVLQTVSAHAAVALENSRLVDRLRHDAYHDGLTKLPNRRRILGALAEAVRIRAPGEVVALLLFDVDRLRQVNESLGHAAGDKVLTEVANRLRGCVPSAALVGRAGGDEFLVTLRLESAEAAVELAGQLREQIRDEMVFDALTLDVDTAVGVVVHPDHGSDPATLLQRVDVAASAAKSVPGSVQLYNPALESRSLRRLGLAGDLRSALDNGDLEIYYQPKVTLRDRRLVGVECLARWEHPTHGTVSPADFVAVAEHTGQLGRLTEFVLREGLRHSRDWAHGGQALAVSVNLSARTLNDEHFPEQVRDLLAEYGVPPQLLTLEIEEAGVLDGTDRPIPSLRRLRDLGVRLSVDDFGTGSSSLAHLRRLPVHEVKVDRSFVQGMATDPGDLAIVNAVVTLSQQFGLTVVAEGVESELTLELLQDIGCEIGQGFLFSRPLPYERLEAWFGARVDPDSISNRELPRLRAVP, from the coding sequence ATGACGTCGCCTAGGTCTGGCTCTCCTCGTGGACGGACCGAGCGGGCCTGGCTGATCACGGCTCCGCTCGCGCTCTGTGCGGTCCTCTTCTCACTTCTGCTGGGCCTGACCGCTCGGCCCGCACTCGGTGACTGGCTGCTCACGCTGCTGCTGACAGCGGCGATGATCATTGCCGCGATTCCCACCATCAACGTGGTGGTACGCCGGCAGGCGCTGGGCACCACCTTCACCGAGATTCCGCTCGTCGTCGCGCTGTTCGTGCTGCCACCGCTGTCGGTGGTATTGGCGTACACCGTGGCCACTCTGGTGGTGCAGTGGCGCCGCAAGCTGCTGCCGCCGAAGCTCTGGTTCAATGTGGCCCTCGCGGCGGCGGCGACCGCCCTGGCCACGACGGTCTACACCGTTCTGCCGACCCCGGAGAATGTCGGGCCGGCGACCTGGGGGTTGCTGCTCGCGGCGATCGGCACCCACGCCCTCGTCGGGTTCGTCGCCGTGGTCGCGGTGATCTCCGTCGTGCAGGGTTGGCAGTCCGGCCGGGAGTTGATCCGCGCTGTACCGCCGATGTCGCTCACCGTGGCGATCAATCTCTCCATCGGCATCCTGATCATCATCGGCCTGGAGACCACGCCGTGGGCGCTTCTCCTCTTCGCCGGTCTGGCGGTGGCGTTCGCCCTCGTCTACGACACCTACACGCAGGTCATCCGGCAGCACCGCACGCTGACGGAGATGTACGAGCTGACCAAGGCGATCACCGAGAGCGGGTCGGACGGCAATCTCATCGACGCCCTGCTGGTCCGCATCCGCGGCCTCATGCAGGCCGAGTACGCCACCTTGTGGTTGCCCGCCCAGGGGCGGCACCCGGAGGTGCTGCTGACCGCCCAGGAGGGCAAGTCCGGTCTGCTCGACTCGGCGCTGACCCCGCAGGCCTTGCGGGAGGCGGCGGTGGCCCGTCAGGCGACGGTGGCGGTGGGCAGCCGCTTCGCCGCCGACCCCCAGCTTCGGGAGTCGTTGGGACGTGCCGCCAAGGACGTGATCGTGGTGCCGCTGCGGTCGGGCAAGGCGGTCATCGGCACCCTGGAGGTGGCGAACCGCCTCGGTGACGTCAACTCCTTCCGTCCGGCGGATGTGCCGGTCCTCCAGACGGTCAGCGCCCACGCCGCGGTCGCCCTGGAGAACTCCCGCCTGGTCGACCGGCTGCGCCACGACGCGTACCACGACGGGCTCACCAAGCTGCCGAACCGGCGCCGGATCCTCGGCGCGCTAGCCGAGGCGGTCCGGATCCGGGCCCCCGGTGAGGTGGTCGCGCTGCTGCTGTTCGACGTCGACCGGCTGCGTCAGGTCAACGAGTCGCTGGGGCACGCCGCCGGGGACAAGGTCCTGACCGAGGTGGCCAACCGGTTGCGGGGCTGCGTGCCGTCGGCCGCCCTGGTCGGCCGGGCCGGTGGGGACGAGTTCCTGGTGACCCTGCGGCTGGAGAGCGCCGAAGCGGCGGTGGAACTCGCCGGTCAGCTCCGCGAGCAGATCCGCGACGAGATGGTCTTCGACGCCCTGACCCTGGACGTGGACACCGCCGTCGGGGTCGTCGTACATCCGGATCACGGCAGCGACCCGGCCACCCTGCTGCAACGGGTGGACGTGGCGGCGAGCGCCGCGAAGTCGGTGCCGGGCAGCGTGCAGCTGTACAACCCGGCGCTGGAGTCGCGTTCGCTGCGTCGCCTGGGGCTGGCCGGAGACCTGCGCAGCGCCCTGGACAACGGCGATCTGGAGATCTACTACCAGCCCAAGGTGACCCTGCGGGACCGCCGGCTGGTCGGGGTGGAGTGCCTGGCCCGCTGGGAGCACCCGACCCACGGCACGGTCTCCCCGGCGGACTTCGTCGCGGTCGCCGAGCACACCGGCCAGCTCGGTCGGCTCACCGAGTTCGTGCTCCGGGAGGGGCTGCGGCACAGCCGCGACTGGGCGCACGGCGGCCAGGCGCTCGCCGTCTCGGTCAACCTCTCCGCGCGAACGCTCAACGACGAGCATTTCCCCGAGCAGGTCCGGGACCTCCTGGCGGAGTACGGCGTACCACCGCAGTTGTTGACCCTGGAGATCGAGGAGGCCGGGGTGCTCGACGGCACCGACCGGCCGATCCCGAGCCTGCGTCGGCTGCGTGATCTGGGCGTACGGCTGTCGGTGGACGACTTCGGCACCGGCAGCTCCTCCCTGGCCCATCTGCGCCGGCTGCCGGTGCACGAGGTCAAGGTGGACCGCTCCTTCGTGCAGGGCATGGCGACCGACCCGGGGGACCTGGCGATCGTCAACGCGGTGGTCACCCTCTCCCAGCAGTTCGGGCTGACCGTGGTGGCCGAGGGCGTGGAGAGCGAGCTGACCCTGGAGCTGCTCCAGGACATCGGCTGCGAGATCGGGCAGGGATTCCTGTTCAGCCGGCCCCTGCCGTACGAGCGGTTGGAGGCCTGGTTCGGTGCCCGGGTGGACCCCGACTCGATCTCCAACCGGGAGCTGCCGCGCCTGCGCGCAGTGCCCTGA
- the rpmG gene encoding 50S ribosomal protein L33: MAKATDVRPKITLACVECKERNYITRKNRRNDPDRIELKKFCPRDGRHTVHRETR; encoded by the coding sequence GTGGCGAAGGCGACCGATGTCCGGCCGAAGATCACTTTGGCGTGTGTGGAGTGCAAGGAGCGCAACTACATCACGCGCAAGAACCGTCGTAACGACCCGGACCGCATCGAGCTGAAGAAGTTCTGCCCCCGGGACGGGCGGCACACCGTTCACCGCGAGACGCGCTGA
- a CDS encoding MaoC family dehydratase N-terminal domain-containing protein, whose product MSLDHSFIGRTYPPTAPYQVGREKIREFARAIGATDPAHHDPEAARALGHPDVVAPPTFPIVLTMAANQQMIEDPDLGIDYSRVLHGDQRFAYTRPVVAGDELVCVNNIEEITSRGGHDFVTSRTEVRTTAGEPVVTAWMKLVVRGEA is encoded by the coding sequence ATGTCCCTGGACCACTCCTTCATCGGCCGGACCTATCCGCCGACCGCCCCCTATCAGGTGGGCCGCGAGAAGATCCGTGAGTTCGCGCGTGCGATCGGCGCCACCGATCCCGCCCACCACGACCCGGAGGCCGCCCGTGCCCTGGGCCACCCGGACGTGGTTGCGCCGCCGACCTTCCCGATCGTGCTCACCATGGCCGCCAACCAGCAGATGATCGAGGACCCGGACCTCGGCATCGACTACAGCCGGGTGCTCCACGGCGATCAGCGGTTCGCGTACACCCGTCCGGTGGTGGCCGGCGACGAGCTGGTCTGTGTCAACAACATCGAGGAGATCACCAGCCGCGGTGGTCACGATTTCGTGACCAGTCGGACCGAGGTCCGCACGACCGCCGGCGAGCCGGTGGTCACCGCCTGGATGAAGCTCGTCGTACGCGGGGAGGCCTGA
- a CDS encoding MaoC family dehydratase — protein MELPTQTFRVTRADLVRYAGASGDFNPIHWSDRFATGVGLPGVIAHGMFTMALVGRAVTAWAGAPDAVVDYGVRFTRPVVVPDDDEGTEIVVTAVVREVTEAGLTRLDITATCQGDKVLSQARATVRTAG, from the coding sequence ATGGAACTGCCCACCCAGACGTTCCGGGTGACCCGGGCGGACCTGGTCCGCTACGCGGGCGCCTCCGGCGACTTCAACCCGATCCACTGGAGCGACCGCTTCGCCACCGGAGTGGGCCTGCCCGGGGTGATCGCGCACGGCATGTTCACCATGGCCCTGGTCGGTCGCGCGGTCACCGCCTGGGCCGGCGCGCCCGACGCGGTCGTCGACTACGGGGTCCGGTTCACCCGCCCGGTGGTGGTTCCCGATGACGACGAAGGCACCGAGATCGTGGTGACCGCAGTGGTCCGCGAGGTGACCGAAGCGGGTCTGACCAGGCTAGACATCACCGCGACCTGTCAGGGAGACAAGGTGTTGTCGCAGGCTCGGGCCACCGTTCGGACGGCGGGCTGA
- the secE gene encoding preprotein translocase subunit SecE, protein MADNKRRGEDADDERLNDEVVSDGADDDATDADEPVTRGGTATRERAKADSADSRSKTRTDGEKVGLFGRIARFIREVVAELRKVIWPTRKELLTYTGVVVAFVSMMLAIVALLDFAFAKGVLWVFGNPS, encoded by the coding sequence GTGGCCGACAACAAGCGGCGCGGCGAGGACGCCGACGACGAGCGCCTGAACGACGAGGTCGTCAGTGACGGCGCCGACGACGACGCCACCGACGCGGACGAGCCGGTAACCCGGGGCGGCACCGCCACCCGGGAGCGGGCCAAGGCGGATTCCGCCGACAGCCGGTCGAAGACGCGTACCGATGGCGAGAAGGTGGGCCTGTTCGGCCGCATCGCGCGTTTCATCCGCGAGGTCGTGGCGGAACTGCGTAAGGTCATCTGGCCGACCCGCAAGGAGCTGCTGACCTACACGGGCGTGGTAGTCGCGTTCGTGTCGATGATGCTGGCGATCGTGGCCCTCCTTGACTTCGCTTTCGCGAAGGGCGTGCTGTGGGTGTTCGGCAACCCCAGCTGA
- the nusG gene encoding transcription termination/antitermination protein NusG, translating to MPEYDETAETPDEQSTVATAAGDESVEAASEPEFAMTEPAPEEDYDPVAELRQKLRYAPGDWYVVHSYAGYENKVKTNLETRITSLDMEDYIYQVEVPTREEVEVKNGKRSQVQAKVFPGYILVRMELTAESYSCVRNTPGVTGFVGATDRADRPAPLSLDEVLKWLAPAVETEQKKAKPEIKVLDFEVGDSVTVTDGAFASLPATISEINADQQKLKVLVSIFGRETPVELNFNQVAKI from the coding sequence GTGCCTGAGTACGACGAGACCGCCGAGACCCCGGACGAGCAGTCCACGGTGGCGACGGCGGCTGGCGACGAGTCGGTCGAGGCCGCCAGCGAGCCGGAGTTCGCGATGACCGAGCCCGCGCCCGAGGAGGACTACGACCCGGTCGCCGAGCTGCGCCAGAAGCTGCGCTACGCGCCCGGCGACTGGTACGTGGTGCACTCGTACGCCGGTTACGAGAACAAGGTCAAGACCAACCTCGAAACCCGGATCACCTCCCTCGACATGGAGGACTACATCTACCAGGTCGAGGTGCCGACCCGGGAAGAGGTCGAGGTCAAGAACGGCAAGCGGTCCCAGGTGCAGGCCAAGGTCTTCCCCGGCTACATCCTGGTCCGGATGGAGTTGACGGCCGAGTCGTACTCCTGCGTACGCAACACCCCCGGGGTCACCGGCTTTGTGGGGGCCACGGACCGGGCCGACCGCCCGGCGCCGCTGAGCCTCGACGAGGTGCTGAAGTGGCTGGCCCCGGCGGTGGAGACCGAGCAGAAGAAGGCCAAGCCGGAGATCAAGGTCCTCGACTTCGAGGTCGGCGACTCGGTCACGGTCACCGACGGTGCCTTCGCCTCCCTGCCGGCCACCATCAGCGAGATCAACGCCGACCAGCAGAAGCTCAAGGTGCTGGTGTCGATCTTCGGCCGTGAGACGCCGGTGGAGCTGAACTTCAACCAGGTCGCCAAGATCTGA
- the rplK gene encoding 50S ribosomal protein L11: MPPKKKLVKTFTLQLPAGQATPAPPVGPALGQHGVNIMEFCKSYNAQTESQRGDIVPAEISVYEDRSFTFVLKTPPAARLLIKAAGVQKGSGVPHKEKVGTVSRAQVREIAEKKMADLNANDLEQAEKIIAGTARSMGLDVTD, from the coding sequence ATGCCTCCGAAGAAGAAGCTCGTCAAGACGTTCACGCTTCAGCTGCCGGCGGGCCAGGCCACTCCGGCGCCGCCGGTCGGTCCCGCGCTCGGCCAGCACGGCGTGAACATCATGGAGTTCTGCAAGTCGTACAACGCGCAGACCGAGTCGCAGCGGGGCGACATCGTCCCCGCCGAGATCAGCGTGTACGAGGACCGGTCCTTCACCTTCGTGCTGAAGACCCCGCCCGCCGCCCGGCTGCTGATCAAGGCCGCCGGTGTGCAGAAGGGCTCGGGCGTCCCGCACAAGGAGAAGGTCGGGACGGTTTCCCGTGCCCAGGTGCGGGAGATCGCCGAGAAGAAGATGGCCGACCTCAACGCCAACGACCTCGAGCAGGCTGAGAAGATCATCGCCGGCACCGCCCGGTCGATGGGCCTGGACGTCACCGACTGA
- the rplA gene encoding 50S ribosomal protein L1, with amino-acid sequence MQRSKSYRKAAEVIDRSKLYTPAEAVKLAKETTATKFDATVEVAMRLGVDPRKADQMVRGTVNLPHGTGKTARVIVFAAGAKAEEAVAAGADEVGTDELVARIQGGWLDFDAAIATPDQMAKIGRIARILGPRGLMPNPKTGTVTMDVTKAVTDIKGGKITFRVDKHSNLHLIIGKASFTEAQLVDNYAAVLDEVLRAKPSAAKGKYLKKVTLTTTMGPGVPVDPNVVKNLQEGSADS; translated from the coding sequence ATGCAGCGCAGCAAGAGCTACCGCAAGGCCGCCGAGGTCATCGACCGGTCCAAGCTCTACACCCCCGCCGAGGCCGTGAAGCTGGCCAAGGAGACCACCGCCACCAAGTTCGACGCCACGGTCGAGGTCGCCATGCGCCTCGGCGTCGACCCCCGTAAGGCGGACCAGATGGTCCGCGGCACGGTCAACCTGCCGCACGGCACCGGTAAGACCGCCCGCGTGATCGTCTTCGCCGCCGGCGCGAAGGCCGAGGAGGCCGTCGCCGCCGGTGCCGACGAGGTGGGCACCGACGAGCTGGTCGCTCGGATCCAGGGTGGTTGGCTGGACTTCGACGCGGCCATCGCCACCCCGGACCAGATGGCCAAGATCGGCCGGATCGCGCGGATCCTGGGCCCGCGCGGTCTGATGCCGAACCCGAAGACCGGCACGGTGACCATGGACGTCACCAAGGCGGTGACCGACATCAAGGGTGGCAAGATCACCTTCCGGGTGGACAAGCACTCGAACCTGCACCTGATCATCGGCAAGGCCTCCTTCACCGAGGCCCAGCTGGTGGACAACTATGCCGCGGTGCTCGACGAGGTCCTGCGGGCTAAGCCGTCCGCGGCCAAGGGCAAGTACCTCAAGAAGGTCACCCTGACCACCACCATGGGCCCGGGTGTCCCGGTCGACCCGAACGTGGTGAAGAACCTGCAGGAAGGCTCGGCCGACAGCTGA
- the rplJ gene encoding 50S ribosomal protein L10 produces the protein MADKPIRADKATAVAELTESFRSAGATVLTEYRGLTVSQLTQLRRSLGQETSYTVAKNTLAKRAAADAGISGLDELFTGPTALTFVSGDVVEAAKGLRDFAKANPKLVIKGGVFEGKAISAAEVTKLADLESREVLLAKLAGAMKGNLSKAAALFQAPLSKTARLAAALQDKREKEDAEAA, from the coding sequence ATGGCGGACAAGCCGATCCGGGCCGACAAGGCCACGGCTGTTGCTGAGCTGACCGAGAGCTTCCGCAGCGCGGGTGCCACCGTGCTGACCGAGTACCGCGGACTGACGGTTTCCCAGCTCACCCAGCTGCGGCGCTCGCTCGGTCAGGAGACCAGCTACACGGTCGCCAAGAACACGCTGGCCAAGCGTGCCGCGGCGGACGCGGGCATCTCCGGCCTCGATGAGCTGTTCACCGGTCCTACCGCGCTGACTTTCGTTTCGGGCGACGTCGTCGAGGCGGCGAAGGGGCTTCGCGACTTCGCGAAGGCCAACCCGAAGCTCGTCATCAAGGGCGGTGTCTTCGAGGGCAAGGCCATTTCCGCGGCCGAGGTCACGAAGCTCGCCGACCTGGAGTCCCGTGAGGTGCTGCTGGCCAAGCTGGCCGGCGCGATGAAGGGCAACCTGAGCAAGGCTGCGGCCCTGTTCCAGGCCCCGTTGTCGAAGACCGCCCGTCTGGCGGCTGCCCTTCAGGACAAGCGCGAGAAGGAAGACGCCGAGGCGGCCTGA
- the rplL gene encoding 50S ribosomal protein L7/L12 produces the protein MAKLSTEELLGAFKEMTLIELSEFVKQFEETFEVTAAAPAAMMMAGPAAGGAAAEAEPEKDEFDVVLDADGGKKIQVIKVVRELTGLGLKEAKDLVESAPKAVLEKVNKETADKAKAKLEGEGAKVTLK, from the coding sequence ATGGCGAAGCTCAGCACCGAAGAGCTGCTCGGCGCGTTCAAGGAGATGACGCTGATCGAGCTCTCCGAGTTCGTGAAGCAGTTCGAGGAGACCTTCGAGGTCACCGCCGCCGCCCCGGCCGCGATGATGATGGCGGGTCCGGCCGCCGGTGGCGCCGCTGCCGAGGCCGAGCCGGAGAAGGACGAGTTCGACGTCGTCCTCGACGCCGACGGTGGCAAGAAGATCCAGGTCATCAAGGTCGTGCGTGAGCTGACCGGCCTGGGCCTCAAGGAGGCCAAGGACCTGGTCGAGTCGGCCCCCAAGGCCGTGCTGGAGAAGGTCAACAAGGAGACCGCCGACAAGGCCAAGGCCAAGCTGGAGGGTGAGGGCGCCAAGGTCACCCTCAAGTGA